One genomic window of Candidatus Nitrospira inopinata includes the following:
- a CDS encoding DNA gyrase inhibitor YacG translates to MVCPLCRQPTTWEQNPWRPFCSERCKLTDLGRWAAEGYRIAGAPLSIESAVESEPRESESTG, encoded by the coding sequence ATGGTCTGTCCTCTTTGCCGCCAACCGACCACGTGGGAACAGAACCCGTGGCGGCCCTTTTGCTCCGAACGGTGCAAGCTGACGGATCTGGGACGTTGGGCGGCTGAAGGGTATCGGATTGCTGGCGCTCCACTCTCCATCGAATCCGCCGTTGAATCCGAGCCTCGCGAATCAGAATCAACCGGCTAG
- a CDS encoding NAD(P)-dependent alcohol dehydrogenase, whose translation MLPTKGYAALTAKAPLQPYSFERRAVGDHDVLIAISHCGICHSDIHQARNEWGGSLFPMVPGHEIIGTVTRVGAAVTKFQVGDRVGVGCFVDSCRTCAACREGLEQYCETGMVLTYSGRDRDGRITQGGYSTQIVVDEQYVLRVPASLSAAGAAPLLCAGITTYSPLRHWGIGKYHKLAVVGLGGLGHMAVKLAKALDIDTVVLSTSEGKRKEAERLGASDFAVTSDPRTFAKLQRRFDFILDTVSAPHDYNAYLNLLKTDGTMILVGVPEKPMPLHPFALILNRRRLAGSVIGGIRETQAMLDFCASQAVEADVEVIPIQQVNEAYERVLKGDVRFRFVIDMASLS comes from the coding sequence ATGTTGCCTACCAAAGGCTATGCGGCCCTGACCGCCAAGGCGCCGTTGCAGCCTTATTCGTTTGAACGGCGTGCCGTCGGCGATCATGATGTCCTGATTGCCATCAGTCACTGTGGGATCTGCCATTCCGACATCCATCAAGCCCGTAACGAATGGGGCGGATCGCTGTTTCCCATGGTGCCGGGCCACGAAATCATCGGCACGGTCACCCGTGTAGGAGCAGCCGTCACGAAGTTCCAAGTCGGCGATCGGGTGGGAGTCGGCTGTTTTGTGGACTCCTGCCGAACCTGCGCCGCTTGCCGGGAAGGCTTGGAGCAGTACTGTGAAACGGGCATGGTGCTGACCTACAGCGGCCGCGACCGAGACGGGCGGATCACCCAAGGAGGCTACTCGACCCAGATCGTGGTGGACGAACAGTATGTCCTGCGCGTGCCTGCTTCCCTATCGGCCGCCGGCGCCGCGCCGTTGCTCTGCGCCGGCATTACGACGTACTCTCCGCTGCGACATTGGGGCATCGGCAAATATCACAAGCTCGCCGTGGTCGGACTGGGCGGGTTGGGCCACATGGCGGTCAAACTCGCCAAAGCGCTCGACATCGACACCGTCGTGCTCAGCACGTCAGAGGGAAAGCGCAAGGAGGCGGAACGGTTGGGCGCGTCCGACTTTGCCGTGACGTCCGATCCGCGGACCTTCGCCAAACTGCAGCGACGCTTTGATTTTATCCTTGATACGGTTTCCGCGCCGCACGACTACAACGCCTATCTCAACCTCCTCAAAACTGACGGCACCATGATCTTGGTCGGGGTACCGGAGAAACCCATGCCGCTTCACCCGTTTGCCCTGATTCTCAACCGGAGGCGGCTGGCCGGATCCGTCATCGGCGGAATTCGTGAGACTCAAGCGATGCTCGATTTCTGCGCGAGTCAGGCTGTCGAAGCCGACGTGGAAGTGATCCCGATCCAACAGGTCAATGAGGCCTATGAACGGGTCCTGAAAGGTGACGTGCGATTTCGGTTTGTCATTGATATGGCCTCCCTGTCGTAA
- the gltX gene encoding glutamate--tRNA ligase produces the protein MTKVRVRFAPSPTGFLHIGGVRTALFNWLYARQQGGTFILRIEDTDQSRSTEESIQAILEGMRWVGLDWDEGPFRQTERMDLHRQYAFQLLEKGQAYWCVCKPEELEARRREAEAKGLSPRYDGRCRERGIMHPTSEAALRFKAPQSGQTLVDDLIKGTVVFDNAVLDDLIILRSNGYPTYNFSVVVDDALMGITHVVRGDDHLTNTPRQVPIFQALGFLVPRFGHLPMILGSDKTRLSKRHGATSIMAYKDMGYLPEAMINYLARLGWSHGDQELFTREELIQKFSWDHVQKSAAVFNPDKLLWMNAEYIKTSPPERVATLLVPFLEQAGLGEQVKQASADWLAQLVVLVRERTKTLVEMVEWVKPYFGQSVPHDEEAANKFLTPAIAPVLGRLIERFSALPTFSKTEWEQCFKQLVQEEGIKMGQLAQPVRVALTGRSASPGLFEVMEVLGKERVLWRLQQGVERAKRGQA, from the coding sequence ATGACCAAGGTCCGTGTTCGATTCGCTCCCAGTCCGACGGGCTTTCTCCATATCGGAGGAGTCCGGACGGCACTGTTCAATTGGCTGTATGCCCGCCAGCAGGGGGGGACGTTCATTTTGCGTATTGAAGATACGGACCAAAGCCGCTCGACCGAAGAGTCGATCCAGGCGATCCTGGAAGGCATGCGATGGGTTGGACTCGATTGGGACGAGGGACCGTTTCGGCAAACGGAACGGATGGACCTCCATCGACAATATGCCTTCCAGCTCCTGGAAAAAGGGCAAGCCTACTGGTGCGTGTGCAAGCCTGAAGAACTGGAGGCCCGACGCAGGGAAGCAGAGGCCAAGGGCCTATCCCCACGTTATGACGGCCGCTGCCGCGAGCGAGGCATTATGCATCCCACCTCGGAGGCGGCGTTGCGGTTCAAGGCGCCGCAGTCCGGGCAGACCCTGGTGGATGATCTGATCAAGGGCACGGTCGTGTTTGACAATGCGGTGCTGGACGACCTCATCATTCTGCGGTCCAACGGGTATCCGACCTATAATTTTTCCGTGGTCGTCGATGATGCGCTGATGGGGATCACCCATGTCGTGCGCGGCGACGACCATCTGACCAACACGCCGCGCCAAGTCCCGATCTTCCAGGCGCTCGGGTTCCTCGTGCCTCGCTTCGGCCATTTACCGATGATTCTCGGTTCGGACAAGACGAGGCTGTCGAAACGGCACGGCGCGACCTCCATCATGGCCTATAAAGACATGGGATACCTGCCGGAGGCCATGATCAACTATCTGGCCCGCCTCGGATGGTCCCATGGCGATCAAGAACTCTTTACACGAGAAGAGCTGATCCAGAAGTTCTCATGGGACCACGTGCAAAAATCGGCGGCGGTCTTTAACCCCGACAAACTGCTCTGGATGAACGCCGAATACATCAAAACCAGTCCGCCCGAGCGAGTGGCCACCCTGTTGGTTCCTTTTTTGGAGCAGGCCGGTCTGGGAGAGCAGGTCAAGCAGGCCTCGGCTGACTGGCTGGCTCAATTGGTTGTGTTGGTCAGAGAGCGAACCAAGACGCTCGTCGAGATGGTCGAGTGGGTCAAACCCTATTTCGGACAGTCGGTCCCGCACGACGAGGAGGCGGCGAACAAGTTTCTCACGCCGGCTATTGCCCCGGTTCTGGGCCGATTGATCGAGCGGTTCTCCGCCTTGCCAACGTTCTCCAAAACCGAGTGGGAACAGTGTTTCAAGCAACTTGTCCAAGAGGAAGGGATAAAAATGGGGCAACTGGCCCAACCGGTCCGCGTCGCCCTCACCGGTCGATCCGCCAGTCCGGGCTTGTTCGAGGTGATGGAGGTGTTGGGCAAAGAACGGGTCCTGTGGCGGCTTCAGCAGGGGGTGGAGCGAGCGAAACGGGGCCAGGCTTGA
- a CDS encoding ferredoxin--NADP reductase, with protein MTEPIQPAVVLSVTDLTSNVRQLVLLPQQHKLDFLPGQWVSLKLPVGPHPPLNRAYSMAEPASPSGALTLVFDRVPQGLGSNYLYQLRAGDTVSLSGPHGKFVLPQPPDRELLCIARYTGLVPIHCMVKALEATRAPTPVLLVAVGPTEDERLYHAELLSLAVTRPSFQYLPLVAPTEEAAVALVTDTLSSLLPNKSKAVPLLCGTKAFVHPLRQRLIEAGYQRKEVKMESYG; from the coding sequence ATGACTGAACCCATCCAACCGGCCGTCGTCCTGTCCGTCACCGACCTGACCTCCAACGTCCGTCAGCTCGTTCTGCTCCCCCAACAACACAAACTCGATTTTCTGCCCGGCCAATGGGTGTCCCTCAAATTGCCGGTCGGCCCCCACCCCCCCCTCAATCGGGCCTATTCCATGGCTGAGCCGGCGTCGCCGTCCGGCGCATTGACGCTGGTGTTCGACCGTGTGCCGCAAGGATTGGGATCCAACTATCTCTATCAGCTTCGAGCCGGCGATACGGTCTCCCTGTCCGGCCCTCACGGGAAATTCGTGCTTCCGCAGCCGCCGGATCGAGAACTGCTCTGCATCGCCCGTTACACCGGCCTTGTTCCGATCCATTGCATGGTAAAGGCTTTGGAAGCGACTCGGGCCCCCACGCCGGTTCTCTTAGTCGCGGTGGGGCCGACGGAAGACGAACGGTTGTATCACGCCGAGTTGCTCTCTCTTGCCGTGACCCGGCCATCTTTTCAGTATTTGCCGCTGGTGGCTCCCACTGAAGAAGCCGCCGTGGCACTGGTCACCGACACGTTGTCTTCTTTGCTCCCCAACAAATCTAAAGCCGTTCCTCTGCTCTGCGGAACAAAAGCGTTCGTGCATCCCCTCCGACAGCGCTTGATCGAAGCGGGATATCAGCGGAAGGAGGTCAAGATGGAAAGCTACGGCTAG
- a CDS encoding 2Fe-2S iron-sulfur cluster-binding protein — MGGTNPYIEKADYKLPTTSYTVTFVHPGGTVTKVRVDPTKIPYGSTGLPGSILDIAMGNGVDLEHVCGGVCACSTCHVIVKQGLASCNEGTDDEFDQLEEAPMTTLQSRLGCQCVPDGTQDVIVEIPAVNKNLVREGH; from the coding sequence ATGGGCGGGACAAATCCCTATATAGAGAAAGCCGACTATAAACTGCCGACAACGAGTTACACCGTCACGTTTGTTCATCCGGGAGGGACCGTCACAAAGGTGAGGGTGGACCCAACGAAAATCCCCTACGGCTCGACGGGGCTTCCCGGAAGCATCCTCGACATTGCGATGGGAAACGGCGTGGATTTAGAACACGTGTGCGGGGGGGTCTGCGCCTGCTCGACGTGCCATGTGATCGTCAAACAGGGGTTGGCAAGTTGCAACGAAGGGACGGATGACGAGTTCGATCAGCTTGAGGAAGCGCCGATGACCACGCTGCAATCCCGATTGGGATGCCAATGCGTCCCCGACGGCACGCAAGACGTCATCGTGGAGATTCCGGCCGTCAATAAGAATCTTGTTCGCGAGGGCCATTGA
- a CDS encoding RrF2 family transcriptional regulator yields the protein MLKLSKKADYALMALQHIASVQFGDVTPGRVVNTKEIAEEYNIPLELLAKVLQTLSKNGMIESHNGPKGGYLLARSARHITIAQILESIEGPLGLTDCSHEKTGELCMQREHCNIRTPLLKIQDSIYQLLNNMTLQDMLSGTPLITIQSPSAEGVDR from the coding sequence ATGCTGAAACTTTCCAAAAAAGCTGATTACGCGCTGATGGCCCTTCAACACATTGCCTCCGTTCAGTTCGGCGATGTGACGCCGGGTCGCGTCGTCAATACCAAGGAGATTGCCGAAGAATACAACATCCCTCTGGAGCTGTTGGCCAAGGTGCTCCAAACCCTCTCCAAAAACGGTATGATCGAAAGCCATAACGGTCCCAAGGGAGGGTACCTGCTGGCCAGGAGCGCGCGGCACATCACGATCGCGCAGATTCTCGAAAGCATCGAGGGCCCGTTGGGCCTGACCGACTGTTCCCATGAGAAAACCGGCGAGTTGTGCATGCAGCGGGAACATTGCAACATCCGCACGCCGTTGCTCAAGATCCAAGACAGTATTTATCAATTGCTCAACAACATGACCTTGCAAGACATGCTGAGCGGAACGCCGCTCATCACGATTCAGTCGCCGTCAGCGGAAGGAGTCGACCGATGA
- a CDS encoding IscS subfamily cysteine desulfurase — translation MKLPIFLDNHSTTPMDPRVLEAMLPYFVEKFGNAASRNHAFGWEAEEAVEQARKHIAKLINADAKEIVFTSGATESDNLALKGVLEMYREKGTHIVTSSTEHRAVLDTAKSLEAKGLATVTYLPVDKYGMVNPDDVRNAITDKTILISVMLANNEIGTINPVHEIGKIAKAKGVLFHCDATQGVGKIPVDVQAMGIDLMSFSAHKIYGPKGVGALYVRKKNPRVRLVPQMDGGGHERGMRSGTLPVPLIVGFGKACELCGAEMATEAPRIAAMRDRLQTAIMNALEESYLNGHPTERLPGNLNISFAYVEGESLLMGMKDIALSSGSACTSATLEPSYVLRALGVGTELAHSSIRFGLGRFNTDEEIDYAIKKVIEVVTRLREMSPLYEMAKEGIDLKSVQWAAH, via the coding sequence ATGAAGCTTCCGATTTTCCTTGATAACCATTCGACCACGCCGATGGACCCCAGGGTCCTGGAGGCCATGCTCCCCTATTTTGTCGAGAAATTCGGCAACGCCGCGAGCCGCAATCACGCGTTCGGGTGGGAAGCGGAAGAAGCGGTGGAACAGGCCCGCAAACACATCGCCAAACTGATCAACGCCGACGCCAAGGAAATCGTCTTCACCAGCGGCGCCACCGAATCGGACAACCTGGCGCTCAAGGGCGTGCTGGAAATGTATCGCGAGAAGGGGACCCACATCGTCACGTCGTCCACGGAACATCGGGCCGTGTTGGACACGGCCAAATCGCTGGAGGCCAAAGGCTTGGCGACGGTCACCTACCTGCCGGTCGACAAGTACGGGATGGTCAACCCCGACGACGTGCGGAATGCGATCACGGACAAGACCATTTTGATTTCGGTCATGCTGGCCAACAATGAGATCGGCACGATCAACCCCGTCCACGAAATCGGGAAAATCGCGAAGGCCAAGGGCGTGCTGTTCCATTGCGACGCCACGCAGGGCGTCGGCAAGATTCCGGTGGACGTCCAGGCCATGGGAATCGACTTGATGTCGTTCTCGGCCCATAAGATTTACGGTCCCAAAGGGGTCGGCGCCCTGTACGTCAGAAAGAAAAATCCGCGCGTGAGGCTCGTGCCTCAGATGGACGGCGGCGGACACGAACGAGGGATGAGATCCGGTACCCTGCCGGTTCCCTTGATCGTAGGCTTCGGCAAGGCCTGCGAGCTGTGCGGAGCGGAAATGGCGACGGAAGCGCCGCGCATCGCCGCCATGCGCGACCGGCTCCAAACCGCGATCATGAACGCATTGGAAGAAAGCTATTTGAACGGCCACCCCACCGAGCGGTTGCCGGGCAACCTCAATATTTCCTTCGCCTACGTCGAAGGTGAATCGTTGCTGATGGGCATGAAGGACATCGCGCTTTCGTCCGGCTCGGCCTGCACGTCGGCGACGCTGGAGCCGTCGTACGTGCTGCGCGCCTTGGGCGTCGGAACGGAGCTGGCGCACTCGTCCATCCGCTTCGGCCTGGGCCGCTTCAATACCGACGAGGAAATCGACTACGCCATTAAGAAAGTGATCGAGGTCGTGACCAGACTGCGGGAAATGTCCCCGCTCTACGAGATGGCAAAGGAAGGCATCGATCTGAAATCCGTGCAGTGGGCTGCACATTGA
- the iscU gene encoding Fe-S cluster assembly scaffold IscU translates to MAYSDKVVDHFNNPRNMGSFNKDEEGVGTGMVGAPECGDVMKLQIKVQNDRIVDAKFKTFGCGSAIASSSLATEWLKGKTIEEAEQIKNTDIVQELNLPPVKIHCSVLAEDAIKAALADYQKKAGTKTGTGSAQ, encoded by the coding sequence ATGGCCTATAGCGATAAAGTCGTCGACCACTTCAACAATCCCCGCAACATGGGATCTTTTAACAAGGACGAAGAGGGCGTCGGAACCGGCATGGTCGGAGCTCCGGAATGCGGCGACGTCATGAAGCTGCAAATCAAGGTCCAGAACGATCGGATCGTTGACGCCAAGTTCAAAACGTTCGGTTGCGGCTCGGCCATTGCCAGCTCCAGCCTGGCCACCGAGTGGCTCAAGGGTAAGACGATCGAAGAAGCCGAACAAATCAAGAACACGGACATCGTCCAGGAGTTGAACCTCCCGCCGGTGAAGATCCATTGTTCCGTGCTGGCGGAAGACGCCATCAAGGCCGCGCTGGCGGATTACCAGAAAAAGGCGGGAACCAAGACGGGAACGGGATCGGCTCAATAA
- a CDS encoding HesB/IscA family protein, which produces MDTSNATTSEPVITVSEAALKEIKRLMNVQGIESGGLRLGVKGGGCSGLSYTINFDDKIGPYDQVIEMDGVKVIIDAKSAIYLQGTQLDYQKDLMGGNFKFLNPNANKTCGCGESFSA; this is translated from the coding sequence ATGGATACCTCGAACGCCACAACGTCGGAACCGGTCATCACGGTGAGCGAGGCCGCGTTGAAAGAAATCAAGCGACTCATGAACGTGCAAGGCATCGAAAGCGGCGGCCTCCGCCTGGGCGTCAAAGGCGGAGGCTGCTCGGGGCTCAGCTACACGATCAATTTCGACGACAAGATCGGGCCGTACGATCAGGTGATCGAGATGGACGGCGTCAAGGTGATCATCGACGCCAAAAGCGCCATCTATTTGCAGGGTACGCAACTTGACTATCAGAAGGACCTGATGGGCGGCAATTTTAAATTCTTGAACCCGAACGCCAACAAAACCTGCGGATGCGGAGAATCCTTTTCCGCGTAA
- the hscB gene encoding Fe-S protein assembly co-chaperone HscB, translated as MNQPSPGSGSRNVQMARSMCWHCQSEVAGEYFCERCVKVQPVSKETDYFTCLGLPRRLAIDPAVLEAKYYERSRAFHPDFYLNKTEAEQAISLDNAATLNTAYRTLRDPVQRAEYLLDLEAGSVKTIRTSPPADLFEEILDLQDTLDAYRAGDHSSETGRQLRARLEAERGALERRQAEMEDELQRLFVEWDALQDRGEADGQARMERDRLLRRMREILSNRTYVKNIVNDLVETIG; from the coding sequence ATGAATCAACCTTCCCCCGGCAGCGGTTCCCGCAATGTTCAGATGGCCAGAAGCATGTGCTGGCATTGCCAGTCCGAGGTGGCCGGCGAATACTTTTGTGAACGGTGCGTGAAAGTTCAGCCGGTTTCGAAAGAGACGGACTACTTCACCTGTCTCGGCCTTCCGCGGCGCTTGGCCATCGATCCCGCCGTCCTGGAGGCCAAGTACTACGAACGAAGCCGCGCCTTTCACCCGGATTTTTATCTCAACAAGACGGAGGCCGAGCAAGCGATCAGCCTCGACAACGCGGCGACCCTCAACACCGCCTATCGCACCCTTCGAGATCCCGTTCAACGCGCCGAGTATCTCCTCGATCTGGAAGCCGGCTCGGTCAAGACGATCCGCACGTCGCCTCCCGCGGATCTCTTCGAAGAAATTCTCGACCTGCAAGACACGCTCGACGCCTACCGGGCCGGCGATCATTCCTCCGAGACGGGCCGGCAACTCCGCGCGCGGCTCGAAGCCGAGCGCGGGGCGTTGGAACGGCGTCAAGCGGAAATGGAGGACGAGCTTCAGCGACTCTTCGTCGAATGGGACGCCCTTCAGGACCGAGGCGAAGCCGACGGCCAAGCCCGCATGGAACGGGATCGCCTGCTCAGACGCATGCGAGAGATCCTGTCGAATCGGACCTACGTCAAGAACATCGTCAACGACCTCGTTGAAACCATCGGATGA
- the dnaK gene encoding molecular chaperone DnaK: MARIVGIDLGTTNSLVAYMDKGVPCVIPGADGRTMVPSVVAMTDHGLLVGDEAKDHLLRSPDRTVYSIKRFMGKGLVDVQGELAYFPYTLTEQGGVIRIKLNGKTYSPPQISAMILKELKRRAEAYLEEDITKAVITVPAYFNDSQRQATKDAGLIAGLEVLRIINEPTAASLAYGLQEKTQGTIAVYDFGGGTFDISILKLKQGIFEVLATNGDTHLGGDDIDRRIANLLLDEIRSAYGLDLGPCPDHMQALRLEAERAKIRLSDELKTLLTVELPDGRGRFTRELTRDQLESLVADIIERTLAPCRSALKDAGLAPDQIDEVVLVGGSTRMPLVRRRVQELFGKQPHCHLNPDEVVALGAAVQADILSGGTTDMLLLDVTPLSLGIETMGGVMSCLIPRNTTIPANAKEMFTTYVDGQTGVDIHILQGERELAKDNRSLARFRLKVPPLPAGVPRIEVTFLIDANGILHVTAKDMRTGRQQSIEVKPSYGLSETEVERMIEESFKFAKEDVASRKLIEARLDAGSLLAATEKSLSEGGHLVPDDVRTAVRAAVSALASAKEGDDVRTIRARMAELEQTAKPLSVALMDDSLKRGLEGKSLSDLT, from the coding sequence ATGGCTCGTATCGTCGGCATCGATCTCGGCACAACCAACTCGCTTGTCGCATACATGGACAAGGGAGTCCCCTGCGTCATCCCCGGCGCCGACGGGCGGACCATGGTGCCCTCCGTCGTCGCGATGACGGATCACGGCCTCCTCGTCGGCGACGAAGCCAAGGACCATCTGCTGCGCAGCCCAGACCGAACCGTCTATTCCATCAAACGATTCATGGGCAAGGGCCTTGTGGACGTGCAGGGTGAATTGGCCTATTTCCCCTACACGCTGACCGAGCAGGGCGGCGTCATCCGCATCAAGCTGAACGGCAAAACCTATTCTCCCCCGCAGATCTCCGCGATGATTCTGAAAGAACTGAAACGGCGGGCCGAAGCCTACCTGGAAGAAGACATCACCAAGGCGGTGATCACCGTTCCGGCCTATTTCAACGACAGCCAGCGCCAAGCCACCAAAGACGCCGGCCTGATCGCCGGGCTGGAAGTCTTGCGGATCATCAATGAGCCGACCGCCGCCTCACTCGCCTACGGCCTTCAGGAAAAAACACAGGGAACCATCGCCGTATACGATTTCGGGGGCGGCACCTTCGATATCTCGATCCTCAAGTTGAAACAAGGCATCTTCGAAGTCCTGGCCACGAACGGCGACACCCACTTGGGCGGCGACGACATCGACCGCCGGATCGCGAACCTGCTGCTCGACGAAATCCGCTCCGCTTATGGCCTCGATCTCGGCCCCTGCCCCGACCACATGCAGGCCCTCCGCCTGGAGGCGGAACGGGCCAAGATCCGGTTGTCGGACGAACTGAAGACGCTGCTGACCGTCGAGCTGCCCGATGGACGGGGCCGCTTCACCAGGGAGCTGACGCGCGATCAGCTCGAGTCGCTGGTCGCGGACATCATCGAGCGCACGCTGGCTCCCTGCCGGTCGGCGCTCAAAGACGCGGGACTCGCCCCCGATCAGATCGACGAAGTGGTGCTGGTCGGCGGATCGACCCGCATGCCCCTGGTCAGGCGGCGGGTACAGGAACTGTTCGGCAAACAGCCGCACTGTCATCTCAATCCCGACGAAGTCGTGGCGCTCGGAGCGGCGGTTCAAGCGGACATTTTGAGCGGAGGCACCACCGACATGCTGCTGCTCGACGTCACGCCGCTGTCCCTCGGCATCGAGACGATGGGCGGCGTCATGAGCTGCCTGATTCCCCGCAATACGACGATCCCGGCCAACGCCAAAGAAATGTTCACCACCTACGTGGACGGTCAGACCGGCGTGGACATCCACATTCTTCAGGGCGAACGAGAGCTGGCGAAGGACAATCGCAGCCTCGCCCGCTTCCGGCTCAAAGTCCCGCCGCTGCCGGCCGGCGTGCCCCGCATCGAAGTCACGTTCTTGATCGACGCCAACGGCATTCTGCACGTCACCGCCAAGGACATGCGAACCGGCCGGCAACAGTCGATCGAGGTCAAACCCTCGTACGGACTGTCGGAGACCGAAGTGGAGCGGATGATCGAGGAGTCGTTCAAATTCGCCAAAGAAGACGTCGCCTCCCGCAAGCTCATCGAAGCGAGGCTCGACGCCGGCTCCTTGCTCGCCGCGACGGAGAAATCCCTTTCGGAGGGCGGTCATCTCGTTCCCGATGACGTCCGGACAGCCGTCCGCGCGGCGGTATCGGCCCTGGCCTCGGCAAAAGAAGGCGACGACGTTCGCACGATTCGGGCCCGCATGGCCGAGCTCGAACAGACGGCCAAGCCGCTGTCGGTCGCCCTGATGGACGATTCACTCAAACGAGGCTTGGAAGGGAAGAGCCTGTCTGACCTGACGTGA
- the iscX gene encoding Fe-S cluster assembly protein IscX, whose product MNLKWQDAEDIAIRLAEEHPDTDPLTVRFTDLHAWVVALPEFTDDPKKSNEKILEAIQMAWHEEYQDSRS is encoded by the coding sequence ATGAACTTGAAATGGCAGGATGCCGAAGACATCGCGATTCGTTTGGCCGAAGAACATCCGGATACGGACCCCCTGACCGTTCGTTTTACCGATCTGCACGCCTGGGTCGTGGCCTTGCCGGAATTTACGGACGATCCCAAGAAATCCAACGAAAAGATTCTCGAAGCGATCCAAATGGCCTGGCACGAGGAGTATCAGGACTCGCGATCCTGA